One Oryza brachyantha chromosome 3, ObraRS2, whole genome shotgun sequence DNA segment encodes these proteins:
- the LOC102721347 gene encoding protein OSB1, mitochondrial-like → MLRSAAAAARSPAAAVLRRLTHAGGREEAESVAYRMSMLRAPPVVKKAELPRNSCRLIGRLHGSVRPFGGSSDECPRAYTFLSVSSSSPRSSSFRVTLNLEGELAKVSLKHLKQNDLVYVSGILSSYHKVDPCGEKHIVYKVHVTDLNYVVDQNRRPQNDDNSSDKTSAMSTTDEILQEKKCIRLRLWQVFFANPYEWWDNRQSKPHFKCADFKHKDTGEKLWLLPDDPPWIRRQLELHDQEIAKNGHRDGRRTLKNDTWESRDFDSSPSQDLYSSDDDGLLHSSGV, encoded by the exons ATGCTAcgctctgccgccgccgccgcgcgctcgccggcggccgcggtgcTCCGGCGGCTCACCCACGCaggcggccgggaggaggcggagagcgTGGCGTACCGCATGTCCATGCTCCGGGCTCCCCCCGTCGTGAAGAAGGCGGAGCTCCCGAGGAACTCCTGCCGCCTCATCGGCCGCCTCCACGGGTCGGTGCGCCCGTTCGGCGGTAGCTCCGACGAGTGCCCCAGAGCGTACACTTTCCTGTCGGTCTCGTCCTCGTCCCCGCGCTCGTCCAGCTTCCG TGTGACATTGAATTTGGAAGGCGAGCTGGCAAAAGTAAGCCTAAAGcatttgaaacaaaatgaCCTTGTTTATGTATCTGGCATTCTGAGTTCGTATCATAAAGTTGATCCATGTGGTGAGAAGCATATAGTCTACAAG GTACATGTCACAGACCTGAACTATGTTGTGGATCAAAATCGGAGGCCTCAGAATGATGACAACTCTTCAGATAAAACATCAGCAATGTCTACCACAG ATGAAATACTTCAAGAAAAGAAGTGCATACGGCTTCGCCTGTGGCAAGTATTCTTTGCCAACCCTTACGAATGGTGGGACAACCGGCAATCAAAGCCACACTTCAAATGTGCTGATTTCAAGCACAAGGACACTGGTGAGAAGCTGTGGCTTCTTCCAGATGACCCTCCTTGGATAAGAAGACAGCTTGAATTGCACGACCAGGAAATAGCAAAGAATGGTCACAGGGATGGTCGTAGGACCCTGAAAAACGACACATGGGAATCTCGAGACTTTGACAGCTCCCCATCTCAAGATTTGTACTCCTCTGATGACGACGGACTGCTTCATTCATCAGGAGTATGA